A window of the Cannabis sativa cultivar Pink pepper isolate KNU-18-1 chromosome X, ASM2916894v1, whole genome shotgun sequence genome harbors these coding sequences:
- the LOC133031740 gene encoding uncharacterized protein LOC133031740: MAGTKKRKRREERPTIHPKNKYADNPPDFAFLGSLYPSFQSFIFYSRDGRPRLDWTDFNATRELTRVLLLHDLGLNWWIPDGQLCPTVPNRSNYIHWIEDLLLSDIIPKTILNGDNVRGFDIGTGANCIYPLLGASLKGWNFVGSDVTDVAVEWAERNVTNNSHISEYIEIRKVKSDDTSLLVEDPQNDQSGGPESELGLTNPMIFEGVDTNKTYYGPPILLGVVKDDEKFDFCMCNPPFFDTMEEAGLNPKTSCGGTPQEMVCPGGEKAFICRIIEDSSILKQTFRWYTTMVGRKSNMKSLIAKLREVGVSIVKTTEFVQGQTCRWGIAWSFVPPVKKILSANVVKNGNLSFMLEGIQRQYSAIHVLQSIESFFCISGASCKLNVSSFTVDITASQNHCNAILKMEELQFDKTAGFEHVRDTSISSSCLNIPMKDLCFQISVFQQIPGTLLVKVSQKQGDSQVSGVFSLILQRLEEDLKRKFCKEKV; encoded by the exons ATGGCAGGGACCAAGAAGAGGAAGAGGAGAGAAGAGCGACCCACCATCCACCCCAAAAACAAATACGCCGATAACCCACCGGACTTCGCTTTCTTAGGTTCTCTCTACCCTTCTTTCCAATCTTTCATCTTCTATTCACGCGACGGTCGCCCCAGACTCGATTGGACTGACTTCAATGCTACACGGGAACTTACCCGCGTCTTGCTCCTTCATGACCTTGGCCTCAACTG GTGGATTCCTGATGGGCAGCTATGCCCCACAGTGCCAAATAGATCCAATTACATTCACTGGATTGAAGACCTTCTACTCTCTGACATCATTCCAAAGACTATATTGAATGGTGATAATGTGAGGGGTTTTGATATAGGAACTGGAGCAAACTGCATATATCCTTTGCTCGGTGCATCTCTTAAGGGTTGGAATTTTGTTGGGTCAG ATGTGACTGATGTTGCAGTAGAGTGGGCAGAAAGAAATGTTACAAATAATTCACACATATCAGAATATATTGAAATTCGAAAAGTTAAAAGTGATGACACTAGCCTTCTTGTCGAAGATCCACAAAATGACCAATCTGGTGGTCCTGAAAGCGAGCTCGGTCTCACCAATCCCATGATTTTTGAGGGTGTTGATACAAATAAGACTTATTATGGGCCACCTATCCTTCTTGGCGTGGTTAAGGATGATGAGAAGTTTGATTTTTGCATGTGCAATCCTCCATTTTTTGATACCATGGAGGAGGCAGGATTGAATCCAAAAACCTCCTGTGGTGGAACTCCGCAAGAAATGGTTTGTCCTGGTGGAGAAAAGGCTTTTATATGTCGTATAATTGAAGATAGTTCCATATTGAAGCAAACTTTTCG GTGGTACACTACAATGGTTGGGAGGAAATCAAACATGAAATCCCTCATAGCAAAGCTTCGAGAAGTTGGAGTTTCTATAGTAAAAACTACTGAATTTGTCCAAGGCCAAACTTGTCGTTGGGGGATTGCTTGGTCTTTTGTGCCAccagttaaaaaaatattatcagctaatgtggttaaGAATGGTAACCTGTCTTTCATGCTTGAG GGCATTCAACGTCAGTATAGTGCCATACATGTTTTGCAATCAATCGAATCTTTCTTCTGCATTAGTGGCGCATCTTGTAAATTGAATGTTTCGTCGTTTACGGTTGAT ATTACTGCTTCACAGAATCATTGTAATGCAATCCTGAAGATGGAGGAGTTacaatttgataaaactgctggTTTTGAACATGTGCGAGATACATCCATAAGCTCAAGCTGCTTGAACATTCCTATGAAGGACCTATGTTTTCAAATTTCG GTCTTTCAACAAATCCCTGGCACACTTCTGGTAAAAGTCTCACAAAAGCAAGGGGATTCCCAAGTTTCAG gTGTTTTTTCATTGATATTGCAACGGTTGGAGGAAGATTTGAAACGTAAATTTTGTAAAGAGAAAGTGTAG
- the LOC115704506 gene encoding uncharacterized protein LOC115704506, giving the protein MGTQVSKQVERRKAIKTEKKVLVDLHQNTGEVYPGSDYQPSDRKNWMGELNPEKLHINQIVWPGTHDSATNKIGIPLISRPFAQCQSLSIYKQLLLGTRVLDIRVQEDRRVCHGILATYSIDVVIQDVKKFLSETQSEIIILEIRTEFGHEDPPEFEKYLEEQLGEYLIHQDEHVFGKTVAELLPKRIICVWKPRKSPRPKAGSPFWHAGHLKDNWIDTDLPSTKFDSNMKHLSEQPPVTSRKFFYRVENTVTPKADNPVLCVKPVTGRIHGYARLFIAQCFAKGCGDKLQIFSTDFIEEDFVDSCVGMTHARVEGKA; this is encoded by the coding sequence ATGGGTACTCAAGTTTCTAAACAAGTTGAAAGACGAAAAGCGATCAAAACGGAGAAGAAGGTTCTAGTTGATCTTCATCAGAACACCGGAGAAGTTTATCCCGGCAGTGATTACCAGCCATCGGATCGGAAAAACTGGATGGGAGAACTAAACCCAGAAAAGCTTCACATCAATCAGATTGTGTGGCCAGGAACACACGATTCCGCCACCAACAAGATTGGAATCCCACTCATCTCTCGACCCTTTGCTCAATGCCAATCCTTATCCATATACAAACAACTCCTTTTAGGTACACGAGTTCTTGATATCCGAGTCCAAGAAGATCGCCGAGTCTGCCATGGGATTCTCGCCACGTACAGCATCGACGTCGTTATCCAAGACGTCAAGAAATTCTTGTCAGAGACCCAATCTGAGATCATCATTCTCGAGATCCGCACAGAGTTCGGGCACGAAGATCCACCGGAGTTCGAGAAGTACTTAGAGGAGCAATTGGGTGAGTATCTAATCCACCAAGACGAACACGTCTTCGGTAAGACTGTAGCTGAGCTTTTGCCTAAAAGGATCATCTGCGTTTGGAAGCCGAGAAAATCACCCCGACCAAAAGCGGGTAGCCCGTTTTGGCACGCGGGTCATTTGAAGGACAACTGGATCGACACGGATTTGCCGTCGACCAAGTTTGACAGTAACATGAAGCATTTGAGCGAGCAACCTCCAGTCACCTCAAGAAAATTCTTTTACAGAGTTGAGAACACTGTCACTCCCAAAGCAGATAACCCTGTTCTGTGCGTTAAACCGGTAACGGGTCGGATCCATGGGTACGCGAGACTGTTCATAGCCCAGTGTTTTGCCAAAGGTTGTGGTGATAAGTTGCAGATTTTCTCCACGGACTTCATCGAAGAGGATTTTGTTGATTCCTGCGTTGGGATGACCCATGCAAGGGTCGAAGGCAAAGCCTAA